CCAGCTGTCAGATCAGGAGATCGAGCGATTGCAGCAAATTTTGCTGGAGAAGCAGGGAAAAGATTCAAAAGACTCATCACGGCCTTAATAGCCGGTGAAATTTAACCAAATGAGGTAATAGGATGAATATAACTGAAAGCCTCTTCAGTTGGTTTGTTGCCTCGACGCTGATGGCAAGCGCAGCCGCAGCCGTGGTGCTGGTAGTTCAGCATCTGTTTCGCAGACGTATCCATGCGCGTTTGAGGCATGCGTTATGGCTGATTGTACTGTTGAGGCTCATGCTGCCGGTGCTGCCGCAAAGTCCGATAAGCTTGTTTAATGCAGTACCAACGTTGACAGACATAAAAAATGCCGTTTTTGGGCTTTCGTTTCAGCTGGACAAGCCTACTGCGAAATCCGAAAACAGCCTAAAAGAAAACACATATCAACCAAATTATACAACGAATGAAGTTGAAAAGAATACTGTTTTTCAGCCTCTTATGACCATGAAGGATACGGAAGAACATGCCGAAGCGGGCATAGAGAGAGAAAGCCATCCGGCTGTTCGCGTACTGGCTGTAGTTTGGCTGACGGGTGCGGCCGTCTTGCTCGGAAATAACCTGATCTACCGGCTGCGATTCCAAAGAAAGCAAAAACATCTCAGTCCCGTCGACAGTGTTGCAATATTGAAGGTTGCGGAACAATGCCGAATCTTATTTTCCATTAAACGCCCTGTGGCGATTTACGCGGATCCATCCGCTCAGAGTCCGTATATTACTGGAGTTTTCCGCCCAGCGGTTTATTTGCCGAAATCGCTTATTTCAGAAGCAGTCAATGAACAGCTGCTCAAGCATGTGATCGCGCATGAGCTGGCCCACTACACACGAAAGGATACGATCTGGAATATGGTCGGCAGTCTCGTGTTTGCCGTTCACTGGATGAATCCATTCGTGTGGTTCATGCTGCGGCAGATGAAAGCCGACCGGGAGCTGGCCTGTGATGCCTGTGTCCTGGAGGCGCTTGGGGAAGAGGAGGCTGTGCCTTACGGCATGACGATTATCGGATTTCTGAGACGGTATGCTGCGGGAAGAAGCCAGGCGCATCTTCTTTATTTCAAAGGTTCGAACGGACAAAAAGAGATGGTGAGGAGAATTAGAATGATACAATCTTTTAAAAAGGGTTCTTATAAATTTTCAATGATGGCGGTCATTCTCGTACTCTTGATCGGTACGGCAACGCTGACCAATGCGCGAGCATCTGAAGCGGGAGCTTCCGCTTGGGTTCATGCCGAAGACGGCAGGAATGAAATGCTGTTTCCGAATGAAGAATTTCGGGTATATGATAATCTTGAAAAAGGGGCGAAGGTGGCACCGTTTACATTTAAAGTTCCATCCTTGCTGCCAGAGGGATATGGCTTTAGTGATTTAGGCATTCGGCTTAATGATTCCCCCCCGAGTGTCAGTCTACGGTACGTTAAGGCTAAAATAAGCAAAAGTGGCGGCAACTTCAGCTTGAGCATCAAGCCTGGCGCTGATCTCCAGAAACAATATGAGCAGATTTTCGAAATCGAGCAAGATGGAACCGATCAGGAGGATAGCGGGAAAGTTATAGAGAAAGAATCCCTATCCTTAGCCGGCATAGATGAAGGCTATAAAATTACGATTCGCATGACCACCTGGAAGGGACAGCCGGAAAGATATTATTATATCTGGAAGGATCAAGGCATAAGCTATGAATTAAGCTCCTACATCTTGTCCAGCAATGAAATGGAGCAAATCATCGCTTCCATGAAATTTCCCGATGCGAAGGTGAACCAACTTCATGTAGATAATGATTATCATGGGAAAATCCTGACCTATTTGTATGACACCGAGGATATCCGGCGCGCTCAGGAACTGGTTGGTTTTAAAGCCGCTTTTCCGCGAAAGCTGCCCGGGGATTTTGCCGCCAGCGGTTCCTATGTTTCCCGTAAAGCGAATTTCAATCATGTGGAAAATGATGAGGATTCCATGCGCAAGCTGCTTCAGGTTTCTTATAGCCGAGGCGATCACAAGCAGAAAAATAAAGCTGATTCCGGTATCCGAAGCGTTGCGTTTAAGCAGATGTTAAACGGGGATATGTATCAGGAGATGAAAAAGAACGGCCAGGTTTCTTTTACGAGAATTGACGGCGAACGGAATAATGTCAAGCTCAAAGCCATAACCATTCAGGGGAAGGAAGTACTACGTACAGAGCCATACAAAGTGGATGGTAAGCTAAGCAGTTCCGATGAAATCAATCTGGTGAGCTATTTCTGGTTGGATGGCAAGGTTTGTTATCAAGCCGTTTTCAGCGGCCAAGGGCCGGAGGAACAGAAAATTGTTCAGTATTTAATGAAGCCGGACCGGTAACATAAATCGGTCAGATTGGTTGCAGTGTAAGGGGAGCGTCCTAACAGGTTATTGACCTAGCTAGGGCGCCCCTTTTTTTGTCATATCAACTTTTATTTATTCCCTTTGCGCACCTTTAACAGCTTGCCTTTTACTGTCGTGTTTTTCATCTTTTCAAGCACAAGCGGTCCTTTGCCGTTCAAAATTTCAACATCTGTCACAAAATCGAGGATCGTAATAATCCCAATATCGTCTGCGGTTACCCCGTCAAGCTTAGCGATTGTCCCGACAAAGTCCACGGCTCTAAGTTTTTTCTTCTTGCCGCCATTGAAGTTAAGCTTCATGATTTGCTTGTTTAATTGCTCGCGCTTATCTTTTTTCAGTTCAGGCTTAATATTTTGTTTCTGTTCAAAATCTTTTCTATGGCGGTCAACTTCCTCTTCGGAGGGAGCTTTTACTTTCGGAATCGCGAATCCAATATACGCCTCAATTTCGGCTAATCGCTTGAAATCCTTCGGCGTGACGAGGGTAATCGCTTTACCCGTCTTGCCTGCACGACCTGTACGTCCCGTGCGATGAACATAGCTTTCTTTCTCAAGTGGAATATCGTAATTAATAACATGGGTAATATTCGAGATATCGATACCCCTAGCGGCTACATCTGTTGCAATCAAGTAACGGAATTGTCCCCTTCTGAACGCATGCATGACCTCGAATCGCTCTTCCTGCTCCATCCCACCATGAATACGATCACATGAGTAACCGAGATCAGCCATTTCTCTGAATAGTTTATCCACATGCTCTTGCGTACGGCAGAAAACAATGCAGCTGTCAGGACTTTCAACAATGAGTAGATCTTCAAGCAGTGCCAGCTTATCTGCCTCCATCACCTGAATAAGAGCGTGTTCAATCGTGGCCGTTGTTATACCGCTCGCTTGGATCTCAATTTGGGCAGGATTGTCCATATATTTGCGTGACAGCTTGGCCACATCCTCAGGAAACGTAGCGGAGAATAACATGGTAACCCTGTCACGAGGCAGCGCTTGAATGATCGACTGAACTTGCTCAATAAAGCCCATATTCAGCATCTCATCAGCTTCATCGATAACGAGATAGGCAATCCGCTCTAGCGATAGCGTGCCGCGTTCAATATGGTCCAGCACACGTCCAGGCGTACCTACTGCGATATGCGTTCTTTGTTTTAACTCGGCCTTTTGGATATGAAAAGGATGTTTCCCAAAAAGAGGTGTCGCCTTGATCCGCTTAAAGCGTCCAATATTCGTTATGTCTTCGTTGACCTGTAACGCGAGTTCACGGGTTGGCGTTAGAATTAATGCTTGCGGCTTATTTTCATTCCAATCCACTAGCTCGCAGAGCGGGATGCCATAAGCAGCTGTTTTGCCGCTGCCTGTTTGCGATTTGACAACAAGATCCTTCTTCTCAAGCGCAACAGGAATGACCTCTGTCTGAACCTGTGTCGGTGTCTCATAACCCAAACTATTGAGCGCTCTCCCAATCTCTTCACTTAATTGGTAATCTGTAAAATGCTTCTCACTCATCTTTAACCTCTTCTACGCTATATTCGAATACCTATATATACAGTTCCACCGTACATCTATTGTATACTCATCCATTATACTCTGAAGCCAATGATATTTATCGGTACATTCATGAACGAAAAGGACATACAGTTGGATGCCCTGAAATTTCTCCTTTCGTGTGCTACGGTGAACCGTATCATAAGTGATATAAATTTACTTTGATGCAGATGTTGAGCAATTCCGTTAACAGATGGATATTATGGTGTGTCTGAAACTCCTATGAAAAAATTTTGATCATAAGCGCTTCGTAAAATCATTGACAGAAGAAAATCAGAGCACTAATATAACTTACGTAAACGTTTAACAAGTGTGGTCAATACCCTTCTTATATTAGCTTTTTATAGTTAGTAAACGTTTACTATGGAGAGGTGGTTTTATGGCGGCTACTATTAAGGACATTGCACGGGTTGCGGGTGTTTCCATAGCGACTGTTTCAAGGGTGATTAACAATCTTGGCGGATACAATGAGGAAACCGAGAAAAAAGTTCTGGCCGTTGCCAAAGCATTAGAATATAGAAAAAATGAAAATGCTAGAAGTTTGGTGCAGAAGTCGACTAAGACAATCGGTGTAATTATGCCAGAGGTCACTACAGCATTTTATGGTGACATTATAAAAGGGATAGAGGATGTTTCTTACGAGCATGGGTACAGTGTTATATTAACTCATGCCGGTATGAGTGGTGCCCGAATCCATGAGAGTATGAATCTGATGGGCGAACGAAGAGTAGATGGGCTCATTATTGTTTCTGTTGAACTCCACGAGGCAGAGATCGAATCTTTGTCATCTCTGGGTATACTCTTTATCTTGCTCTCTACCAAAACCAATCGAGAAGATACGCCTTATATTAAAGTTGATGATTTTAGTGCGGCGTATACAGCAGTCAATTATCTTATTGAGAATAACCATCGAATCATAGGTATGGCAGGGGCTAATCCTGATGATTCTATAGCGGGTTCCCCAAGAATTAATGGCTATATTCAAGCACTGCAAGATCATAGCATAAAGGTAGACTTAAATCTTATTAAGGCAGGGGATTTTAGCTTTGAATCAGGAAAAAAAGCCATGCAGGAGTTTATTGAACATCATGCAGAGGTTACGGCTGTGTTCTGCGCAAGTGATGAGGCTGCATTAGGTATCATTTCGACTTGTTTTGAAAATGACCTTCAAGTACCAAAGGATATTTCAGTCGTTGGCTATGATAATTCCAAGGTTTCACATATGTCGATTCCTCCCCTTACAACAGTAGCACAGCCTTTATACGAAATGGGGAGAGAAGGCTGCTTGAGCTTGATTGCCTCTATCCAAAATAAAATCAAGATTGAGTCCAAAGTTATTCCACATGAATTAGTTATACGCAAGTCAGTAAAAAAATTATCTTAAAGCGAGATAATTTTTTGTGCATTACGTAAACGTTTACGTTGCATTTATACCCTTCAAAATTTAGCTAGAAGTGGAGTGAAAGTATTATGGAAGCAATGAAAGAAAAGAGAGAAGCTATAACCAGAGAAAAAGATGTAAAGTGGTGGCAGACGGCTGTAGTCTATCAAATCTACCCGCGAAGCTTTCAGGATAGTGATGGAGATGGGATCGGTGATTTGAGAGGAATCATAAACCGGATTGACTACTTGAAATTGTTAGGGATTACTGCTATTTGGTTATCACCCGTCTATAAATCTCCTAATGATGACAATGGTTATGATATTAGTGATTACCAAGACATTATGGATGAATTCGGTACGATGGATGATATGGAAGAATTGATTGCTAAGGCGAATGAGGGCGGCATCAAAATCATTATGGACCTAGTCGTTAATCATACATCAGATGAGCACAAATGGTTTATTGAAGCTAAAAAAAGTCGGGATAATGAATATCGAGATTACTATGTTTGGCGTGATCCAGTAAATGGGGACGTTCCTAATGGTCTAGGTTCTATATTTAGTGGTTCTGCTTGGGAATTGGATGAAGCAAGCGGCCAGTATTACTTGCATTTATTCAGCAGACGCCAACCAGATTTGAATTGGGAGAACGAAAAAGTTCGCCAAGAGGTCTACGATATGATGAATTTTTGGTTAGATAAAGGTGTAGGCGGCTTCCGTATGGACGTTATCGATTTGATCGGTAAAATTCCGGATAAAGAAATTACGGGTAA
Above is a window of Paenibacillus uliginis N3/975 DNA encoding:
- a CDS encoding LacI family DNA-binding transcriptional regulator; the encoded protein is MAATIKDIARVAGVSIATVSRVINNLGGYNEETEKKVLAVAKALEYRKNENARSLVQKSTKTIGVIMPEVTTAFYGDIIKGIEDVSYEHGYSVILTHAGMSGARIHESMNLMGERRVDGLIIVSVELHEAEIESLSSLGILFILLSTKTNREDTPYIKVDDFSAAYTAVNYLIENNHRIIGMAGANPDDSIAGSPRINGYIQALQDHSIKVDLNLIKAGDFSFESGKKAMQEFIEHHAEVTAVFCASDEAALGIISTCFENDLQVPKDISVVGYDNSKVSHMSIPPLTTVAQPLYEMGREGCLSLIASIQNKIKIESKVIPHELVIRKSVKKLS
- a CDS encoding DEAD/DEAH box helicase, with the protein product MSEKHFTDYQLSEEIGRALNSLGYETPTQVQTEVIPVALEKKDLVVKSQTGSGKTAAYGIPLCELVDWNENKPQALILTPTRELALQVNEDITNIGRFKRIKATPLFGKHPFHIQKAELKQRTHIAVGTPGRVLDHIERGTLSLERIAYLVIDEADEMLNMGFIEQVQSIIQALPRDRVTMLFSATFPEDVAKLSRKYMDNPAQIEIQASGITTATIEHALIQVMEADKLALLEDLLIVESPDSCIVFCRTQEHVDKLFREMADLGYSCDRIHGGMEQEERFEVMHAFRRGQFRYLIATDVAARGIDISNITHVINYDIPLEKESYVHRTGRTGRAGKTGKAITLVTPKDFKRLAEIEAYIGFAIPKVKAPSEEEVDRHRKDFEQKQNIKPELKKDKREQLNKQIMKLNFNGGKKKKLRAVDFVGTIAKLDGVTADDIGIITILDFVTDVEILNGKGPLVLEKMKNTTVKGKLLKVRKGNK
- a CDS encoding M56 family metallopeptidase codes for the protein MNITESLFSWFVASTLMASAAAAVVLVVQHLFRRRIHARLRHALWLIVLLRLMLPVLPQSPISLFNAVPTLTDIKNAVFGLSFQLDKPTAKSENSLKENTYQPNYTTNEVEKNTVFQPLMTMKDTEEHAEAGIERESHPAVRVLAVVWLTGAAVLLGNNLIYRLRFQRKQKHLSPVDSVAILKVAEQCRILFSIKRPVAIYADPSAQSPYITGVFRPAVYLPKSLISEAVNEQLLKHVIAHELAHYTRKDTIWNMVGSLVFAVHWMNPFVWFMLRQMKADRELACDACVLEALGEEEAVPYGMTIIGFLRRYAAGRSQAHLLYFKGSNGQKEMVRRIRMIQSFKKGSYKFSMMAVILVLLIGTATLTNARASEAGASAWVHAEDGRNEMLFPNEEFRVYDNLEKGAKVAPFTFKVPSLLPEGYGFSDLGIRLNDSPPSVSLRYVKAKISKSGGNFSLSIKPGADLQKQYEQIFEIEQDGTDQEDSGKVIEKESLSLAGIDEGYKITIRMTTWKGQPERYYYIWKDQGISYELSSYILSSNEMEQIIASMKFPDAKVNQLHVDNDYHGKILTYLYDTEDIRRAQELVGFKAAFPRKLPGDFAASGSYVSRKANFNHVENDEDSMRKLLQVSYSRGDHKQKNKADSGIRSVAFKQMLNGDMYQEMKKNGQVSFTRIDGERNNVKLKAITIQGKEVLRTEPYKVDGKLSSSDEINLVSYFWLDGKVCYQAVFSGQGPEEQKIVQYLMKPDR